The stretch of DNA CCTTCGGAGGTGATGTCGTTGATCGGGGCGTACGAGGCCTTTACGCCCAGCGAGCGCAGGGCCTCGAGGGTCCAGGCGTCCAAGAAGGCGTACGAGTCCACGAAGGACATGCCCTGGACCAGTTCGGGCGGCGCGTAGATCGAGTAGGTGATGGTGTTGCCCGGTTCCACGAACATCGCCCCACCCCCGGTGATGCGCCGCACCACGCGCATACCGTGCTTGCGCGCCCCCTCGGGGTCTACCTCGTTGCGCACCGACTGAAAGCGGCCCAGCACCACCGCCGGTTCGCCCCACTCCCAGATGCGCAGGGTGGGGGCTCTGCGCCCTTCGCCCACCTGCTGGGTCAGCAGCTCGTCGAGCGCCATGTGCAGCGTTCCCGACTGCGGACCGCCATGAATCAGCTCCCACTCGTAATCCCGCCAGGTGGTCCGGGTCATGCCAGCGCCCTCCGCACCGCGATGGCCACCGCCTCGGGCGAGAAGCCCAACAAGATGGCGTCGCGGGTTGCCTCGGCCACCGCGCGGGCCAGCTCGGCCTCGCCGAGGTCCGCAGGCAGTCCCTCGAGGGCCCGGTTGATCTCCAGCAGGGCCTCGTCGGGCTCCAGGAAAAAGTCGCCGCTGACCCGCACGTCCTCGAGGCGCCCCTGACGGACCTCGAGGTCCACCATCACCAGTTTGCCGCCGGGTGTCTTGTATTCTCCGTGCATCTTGCCTCCGGACCTCACTCTAGCGCCGCTTCGAAGCCCGCAGGAGGAAATGGGGGCCGTTTAGCCGCTCTTGAGAGATAAAGGCCGCGTAAAAGCCGGCAGCGGCTTTATCACCCATCCGTCCGGGCGGCACGCCAGATTGACTTCATGGAAGCTGAGCCGCAGGACCGTGCCCGAGAGGCCATGGAGGTGTACCGCCGTCTGGTCGAGCTGCACGGTGCTCGCCCGCTGGTGCCGCGCCGCGACCCGCTGCACGAACTGATCTCGACCATGCTCTCGCAGCGCACCAACTGGCGCAACGAGGACCTGGCCTATCGCCGCATGTGGGAGCGCT from Deinobacterium chartae encodes:
- a CDS encoding biotin--protein ligase, with the protein product MHGEYKTPGGKLVMVDLEVRQGRLEDVRVSGDFFLEPDEALLEINRALEGLPADLGEAELARAVAEATRDAILLGFSPEAVAIAVRRALA
- a CDS encoding lipoate--protein ligase family protein, which produces MTRTTWRDYEWELIHGGPQSGTLHMALDELLTQQVGEGRRAPTLRIWEWGEPAVVLGRFQSVRNEVDPEGARKHGMRVVRRITGGGAMFVEPGNTITYSIYAPPELVQGMSFVDSYAFLDAWTLEALRSLGVKASYAPINDITSEGGKIGGAAQSRRFGAVLHHVTMAYDMNPAKMLEVLRIGKEKLSDKGNVSANKRVGPLRQQTDLPRETIIGRMVDTFRERHGLRPGTLSASDLEEAEERVRQKFGTDDWIYLLP